The window CGCCGCCGCATCCACGGCCAACTGGAGGTCGTCAAGGGCAGGACGGGGTCGGTGCTGCGGCAGCGGGGGGCGGTCTAGCGGCCCAGGGGGCGGCGGGGCAGCGGGGAGGAGTAGACGACGCTCGTCGTCACCGAGCCCAGGGCGCCGATCCTGCCGGAGATCTCCTCCAGGTGGGACATGGACCGCGCGGTGACCTTGATGACGAAGCAGTCGTCGCCGGTGACGTGGTGGGCCTCCAGGATCTCGGGCGTCGCCGCGACCAGGTCGTGGAACGGCTTGTAGTTGCCGTTCGGGTACCTGAGCCGCACGAACGCCAGTATCGGCAGTCCGAGCCGCTCGGGGTCGACGACCGCCGCGTACCCCTGGATGACGCCCGCCTCCTCCAGCCGCCGGACCCGTTCGGTGACGGCACTCGGCGACATGGAGACCGCCCGGGCCAGTTCGGCGTAGCTGGCCCGTCCCTCGCGCTGGAGGACTTCGAGGATGCGCCAGTCGGTGGCGTCCGGGGAATACACGGTCATCCCGGATGGATAGCAGGGGAATCCCCGGCCGGGCAAGGGCAGGCCCGTGGATCGTCCCTTCAGGGCGCGGGCGCCGGACCGTAGATTTCCGTGCATGATCACTCATGCCTCCGAGAACCCCGTCCTCCGTGTCGCCCCCGCGGCTCCCGCCGAGGCCGCCGCCCACTTCCGGGCGAGCCTCGCCTTCCACGCCGACGTCTCCGACGTGGCCGCCGCCCTCACGGCCGGCACCGACCCCGGCTTCGCCGTCGTCGACACCCGCTCCACCGCGTCCTGGGACCAGGGCCACGTCCCCGGCGCCGTGCACCTGCCGACCGCGCTCGTCCCCGAGCAGGCCGAGCGGCTCCTCGACCGGTCCGTGCCCGTCGTGACGTACTGCTGGGGACCCGGCTGCAACGGTGCCACCCGCGCCGCCCTCGCCCTCGCCGAACTCGGCTTCCGCGTCAAGGAGATGCTCGGCGGCTTCGAGTACTGGGTCCGCGAGGGCTTCCCCTACGAGACCTGGCAGGGGCCGGCCCGCCGGGACGCCGACCCGCTGACGGCACCCGTGGAAGGCGAGTGCGGCTGCTGACGGCCCGCCGTGTAGGTTCTTGCGCCATGGCTCGATACGCGGATCCAGGCGTGCTGGAGTGGGTGGAGTCGGGCGGCGGTCCGCTGATAGCCGTACCGGAGACGGTCCTGCCGTTCTGGGCGGGTGCCGACACCGAGGAACTCGACACGGACTACGACCGGGCGTGCGAGGTCGTCGGACACATCGGCCTGCTGCCGGTCGGCGACAGCGCGGCCCTCGTCCTCGGCGACGAGCCGGCCTCCACCTCCTACCTGCCCGAGCACCACACCCTCGTGCGCTGGTCGGCCGCGGACTCCGAGGACGAACTGCTCGCCGCCGTCCCGGCCGCGCTCGCGGAGGCCGAGTGGGGCGACGAGGTCCGCTGGACCGTTCCCGGCCCCGTCGTCCTCTTCGACTCAGCCCGGCAGGGCGGCGACACCCCGCGCATCGAACACCTCCGCATCCCGCTGGATGCGGGCCCCTACGCGGTGCGAGCCGCCTGGGCCACCCCGCGACCCGAGACCTGGGTCGGCCTGGTGCAGCTCAGACGGCTCGCCACCTGACGGGCCGCTCGCCCCGGCACAACCTCAACGCAGGTCGTCGAAGGCGATGTTCAGGTGCCGCGGGCCGCGCAGCACCGCGTTCGGCCGGTACGGCGGCGGATCCTCGACCAGCCGCGGGTTCTCCAGCCGGCGGGCCAGTTCGATCAGGGCGATCTGCGTCTCCAGCCGGGCCAGCGGAGCGCCGAAGCAGCTGTGGATGCCGCTGCCGAAGCCGAGGTGCTGGATGTCCTCCCGGTCCGGGTCGAACCGCTCGGGGTTCTTGAACCGCTCCGGATCCCGGTTGCCGGCCGCGATCATCAGCCAGATGCGCGACCCCTTGGGGATGGTGACCCCGCGCACCTCGATGTCGGCGATGCAGGTGCGCTGCGGCACGATCTGCACCGGCGGCTCGTACCGCAGCAGCTCCTCCACGATGTTGACCGCCAGCGCCGGCTCCTCCCGCAGCCGCCGCAGGACGTCCGGGTGGCGCAGCAGGGTGAGCATGCCGTTGGTGATGAGGTTGACCGTCGTCTCGTGGCCGGCGATCAGCAGCAGCACGGCGGTGCTGAGCACCTCCATCATCGTCATGGAGCCGTTCGGGCCGTCGCTGCGCACCAGGTCGGAGAGCAGGTCGTCCTGCGGTTCCTTGGTGCGCTGCTCGGCCAGGCCGGACAGATACATGCCGAGCGCCATCCGCGACTCCCGCAGGGAGTTCAGGAACTCCTCGTCCGCGCCCTGCCGGGTGTCGGGGTCGAGGCTCGCGACCAGCGGGTCGACCCAGGCGCGGAACTTCGGCTCGTCCTCCCGGGGCACCCCGAGCAGCCGGCAGATCACCGTCACCGGGAACGGATAGGCGAACTGGTCGACCAGGTCGACCTGCCGGGCGTCGCCGAAGCCGTCGATCAGATGGGTGACCGTCGCCGCCATGTCGCCCCGCAGGTTGTCGACCCGGCGGGGCCGGTGGGGCGGCCCGAAGCCGCTGTTGGCGATGCGCCGCAGCCGGTCGTGCTCGGGCGGGTCCAGGCGCAGGAAGGACGGCGGCAGCCCGCCCGTCTCCTCCAGGTCGTTCAGCGCGTCGCGCCCCGAGGCGGCCACGTTGGCGGCGTCGGAGCTGATCCGCGGATCGTGGAGCAGGGCCTTGATGTCGTAGTACGAGCTGAGGACGTAGGGGCCGCCCTCCTCCTCGTGCAGCACCGGGGTGGCGCGGAGCTCCTCGTACAGCGGGTACGGGTCGGCGCGGTTCGCGAAGTCGGTGATCCGGTTGACCAGCGAGGCTTCTGTCATGACAGGTCCTTGGGCGTCGGGCCGGGCGGCCGTCTAGTGGCGGGCGGGGTGGAAGACCAGCTGCTGGTCGGCCGGCGAGTAGCCGCTGAGGGTCACGGTGGGCCCGTGGGTGGGCAGCGACGGGTCGGGGAAGTCGGCGGCCACCGGCTGCCGGCCCTCGGGACGCCGGTCCATCGTCGGGTACTCCACCGGGAACGGCGCGCCCCGCTCGATCTGCCGTGCGTAGAACTCCAGCCACCGGGTGTTGTCGAAGCTCACGGCGGCGATGACGCGGCCCTGGTGGCCGTACACGCCGACGAACCGCCGCTCGGCCGGCGAGCCCTGCGTGATCATGATCTGGTCGCCCATCGGCGGCACACCGACGGACTTGATGTTCACGCCGAACATCGACGACCAGAAGGCCGGCATCCACAGGTGCGGCCGCCGGTCGGCGCCGTGGCAGATCATGTTGTGCGCGGCCGTCTCCGCCTGCGCGACGGCGTTGCCCCAGTGCTCCAGCGACAGGAACTGGTAGCCGAACAGCGCGTGCGGGGACCGCGCGACGTCGCCCGCGACGAAGACGTCGTCCGTGACGATGCCCCGGAAGTCGAAGGCACGGCAGCCCGCGTCGCAGGCGATGCCCCGGGGGCCCGCGCCCAGCCCCGACCCGGCCAGCCAGTCCGTGTTCCGCAGCGAACCCAGCGAGACCACGACCACGTCCGCCTCGACGACACTCTCGTCGGACAGGTGGACCGCCCGCACCCTGCCCGTCGCGTCGCCCTCCAGAGCGGTCACCGTGACATGCGTGCGCAGATCCACGCCGTTCTCGAGCTGGAGCTCCGCGGCGACCGCGCCGACCACTCCGCCGAGCGCACCCACCAGCGGCGCCCCCGCGCGCTCCGCGACCGTGACGGGGATGCCCATCTCCCGGCAGGCCGAGGCGACCTCCGAACCGGCGAACCCGGCACCGATGATGAACACCCGGCGCGGCCCCGCCTTCAGCCGGTGGTACAGAGCGGCCGCGTCGTCCCGCGTCCGCAGCAGGCAGACGCCGTCCAGCCGGGCCTCCTCCTCCTTCGGCCAGGGCCGCGCGCGGACACCGGTCGTGATGAGCAGCCGGTCGTACTCCACCTCGTCGCCGTCGGCCAGCCGGACCCGTTTGGCCGACAGGTCGAGCCCGGCCGCCGGGACACCGAGCCGCCACTTGGCGTCGATCTCCCGGCGGTGCGGCAGCTCGGTGTGCAGCGGTGACGCCCGGCCCAGCAGCACGGACTTCGACAGCGGCGGCCGGTCGTAGGGCTCGTACGGCTCGTCACCGATCAGGGTCAGCTCGCCGGTGAAGCCCTCGGCGCGAAGGGTCTCGGCGGCGCGCAGACCCGCCAAGGAGGCACCGACGACGACGATCCGGCCCTCGCGCCTGAGCCATTCCACGGGGTCAGCGGCCATCGGACGCCCCCAGCGACCGGGACGCCGAATCCTCCGCACCGTCCAGACCGTCCGCGGTGATCGCCTGCACCGGGCACGCGGCGACGGCACGCGCCAGCCGCTCCCGCTGCTCCTCCTCCGCACGCGGGTTGTACACCAGCGACTCCTCGCCGTGCATGGCGAAGACGTCGGGCGCGAGGAACGCGCACTGCGCGTACCCCTGACACTTGTTGAGATCGACGACGAGCCTCATCGACGCTCCGCCCTTTCCGGTGGCCAGGTCCGGTGCGCTCCACCCCGTGGCGTGCGGTCAGCTCCGGACGGCGGTCATGTCCCGCACGCCAGCATGGGAGCCGGGCCGCGGGGCCGCCCGCCGGGAGGACCGACCGGGTGAACGGCGGCGCGGGGGTGCCGACACGGTCAGGAGGACGCCGCGGCCCGGGCCCTCGCGCGGCGGCCGACCATGAGGATGTGCAGGCTGAGCACGAGCGACCAGGCCGGGAAGACCAGCTCCGCCCAGGGCACGTTCGGGGACACGAAGAGCAGCGTCAGCGTGGTGAGGATGCCCACGACCGACAGCCAGCGCGGCAGCACCCCGAGGCGGTGACCCATCACCGACAGGGAGCACACGAAGACGGCCGCCATCCGCATGCCGTACCCCACCAGCAGCGTGTACGCGAAATCGCGGCCGAAGTCCCAGACGGACGGCCCGGGCGTCGCGCCCGTGGGAGCCTCCACGGCGAGTACGGCGGACGCCGCCGCGGCGCCCCCGAACATCATGGCCGTGAAGATCAGTCCGCTGCCCAGGAAGACGGTGGCCAGGAACCGGTCCTCGACCGCCCCGACGTGGGTGCGTACGGCGCCGACGAACCACAGGAAGAAGATGCCGGCGAAGGGCACCAGCGCGAGGGCCGCCAGCACGGCCCTGCGCCGCCCGGACTGCTGGAAACCCTGGGCGGTGACCGCGTCGGCCCCCGCGGGGACCCCCAGCCGGACCAGGACGATCGTCGCCGCCAGCAGCAGCGCGAAGACGACCCCGGCCAGCCCGGCCGCCCGCGGTGTCTCCAGCACCCGCTGCCCCGGCCTCTTCTCCCGCATGTCCCGGCCCGCCTCCTCCGCGTCGCCCCGGCACCAGCTAGCGGCCTGGCCACCGCGGACGCCACCGGGGGACGGCCGGACGGCCGAGGGGGGCCCCGCCCGCCCCGGAGGCGGGCCGTACCGGGCAGGCCGTGGTGGAGCGGCACGAGGTCCGCCGCCCGCTCGCCGGAATTCGCTCGCACCGGGCGCGGCGCACCCCTATCGTGGCCGGTCATGTCTCCTGACGCGCACCACCCCGCCCCGGAGGACCTGCGCCGGGATCCGCTGCCGCTGCTGGGCCGTACGGCCCTCGTCACCGGCGTCGGCCGGCGGGCGGGGATCGGGCACGCCGTCGCCCGGCGGCTGGCCGCGTACGGCGCCGGCGTCTACCTCCACCACCACGTACCGCACGACATGGAGATGCCCTGGGGCGCCGACAGCCCCGAGGCCGTCGCCGCGTCCGTGCGCGCGGCGCTCGGCGATCCGGCGGCACGCGTCGTGGAGGGGCCGGGCGACCTGGCCGATCCGGACGGACCGGCCCGGCTGATCGACACCGTCACAAAGGAGTTCGGGCGGCTGGACA of the Streptomyces sp. 1222.5 genome contains:
- a CDS encoding Imm21 family immunity protein translates to MARYADPGVLEWVESGGGPLIAVPETVLPFWAGADTEELDTDYDRACEVVGHIGLLPVGDSAALVLGDEPASTSYLPEHHTLVRWSAADSEDELLAAVPAALAEAEWGDEVRWTVPGPVVLFDSARQGGDTPRIEHLRIPLDAGPYAVRAAWATPRPETWVGLVQLRRLAT
- a CDS encoding cytochrome P450, whose protein sequence is MTEASLVNRITDFANRADPYPLYEELRATPVLHEEEGGPYVLSSYYDIKALLHDPRISSDAANVAASGRDALNDLEETGGLPPSFLRLDPPEHDRLRRIANSGFGPPHRPRRVDNLRGDMAATVTHLIDGFGDARQVDLVDQFAYPFPVTVICRLLGVPREDEPKFRAWVDPLVASLDPDTRQGADEEFLNSLRESRMALGMYLSGLAEQRTKEPQDDLLSDLVRSDGPNGSMTMMEVLSTAVLLLIAGHETTVNLITNGMLTLLRHPDVLRRLREEPALAVNIVEELLRYEPPVQIVPQRTCIADIEVRGVTIPKGSRIWLMIAAGNRDPERFKNPERFDPDREDIQHLGFGSGIHSCFGAPLARLETQIALIELARRLENPRLVEDPPPYRPNAVLRGPRHLNIAFDDLR
- a CDS encoding ferredoxin, with the translated sequence MRLVVDLNKCQGYAQCAFLAPDVFAMHGEESLVYNPRAEEEQRERLARAVAACPVQAITADGLDGAEDSASRSLGASDGR
- a CDS encoding NAD(P)/FAD-dependent oxidoreductase, giving the protein MAADPVEWLRREGRIVVVGASLAGLRAAETLRAEGFTGELTLIGDEPYEPYDRPPLSKSVLLGRASPLHTELPHRREIDAKWRLGVPAAGLDLSAKRVRLADGDEVEYDRLLITTGVRARPWPKEEEARLDGVCLLRTRDDAAALYHRLKAGPRRVFIIGAGFAGSEVASACREMGIPVTVAERAGAPLVGALGGVVGAVAAELQLENGVDLRTHVTVTALEGDATGRVRAVHLSDESVVEADVVVVSLGSLRNTDWLAGSGLGAGPRGIACDAGCRAFDFRGIVTDDVFVAGDVARSPHALFGYQFLSLEHWGNAVAQAETAAHNMICHGADRRPHLWMPAFWSSMFGVNIKSVGVPPMGDQIMITQGSPAERRFVGVYGHQGRVIAAVSFDNTRWLEFYARQIERGAPFPVEYPTMDRRPEGRQPVAADFPDPSLPTHGPTVTLSGYSPADQQLVFHPARH
- a CDS encoding Lrp/AsnC family transcriptional regulator; translation: MTVYSPDATDWRILEVLQREGRASYAELARAVSMSPSAVTERVRRLEEAGVIQGYAAVVDPERLGLPILAFVRLRYPNGNYKPFHDLVAATPEILEAHHVTGDDCFVIKVTARSMSHLEEISGRIGALGSVTTSVVYSSPLPRRPLGR
- a CDS encoding rhodanese-like domain-containing protein; translation: MITHASENPVLRVAPAAPAEAAAHFRASLAFHADVSDVAAALTAGTDPGFAVVDTRSTASWDQGHVPGAVHLPTALVPEQAERLLDRSVPVVTYCWGPGCNGATRAALALAELGFRVKEMLGGFEYWVREGFPYETWQGPARRDADPLTAPVEGECGC